The Frondihabitans australicus genome includes a region encoding these proteins:
- a CDS encoding choice-of-anchor G family protein, whose amino-acid sequence MLHSRSRTHTRPAGLFTGRRSLLSIAASLVVGGVIASMTVLPAQAAAGDVSEGEGVLLSGSGIVNVNNIAQLKGAYSSSTATSSLGTVANPLDLTALNAVNVNLGNGIQLLGNNGILTLGVNGQYANTSTTGAVASSGLVGSDGSIAVGPGTPGGTSTLNLEPLFQTVGANASIASAAQLNIGALASRIQSTRGTTTSVSKTYGIAGANVQLTSPAIAGLNTSLQTAVNTTSSTLNNTVASTGFVNSLTSGITSSLNTAIQGLIPNSNLTGTTVQASISGLNLSAVTQPVLAQTYTSGPVTINPKTGSITIDLNTLQALNGQGPNTKLLSTQALQDIVTGAIKDILVTQIPAALNTAIVSALSNATLKVTVGAGVTLLGLNIETLNLNASVPLSNLIANGTNTPATVTATLTALNGGVSIPVNVLLPALAPVVTSITSNLGTLLSPTLNGLTTTLGTTLTAANTVLTPLVGLINQVVSITVNAQDSNGGFQDSRGNTQGSTSVHALQLAILPGANVATINLATSTANTTTIAPVAITSPTANQQFTVATSTTTRSIPVSGTGEPGATIAVDLGNGHTGTATVGTDGTWSTTVSGIGVGTVTASATQTFNGVAGTPVTQTFSVVAQQPLSISAPTASQQFTVVSSTATRSITVSGSATPGATIALDLGGGLTASTTAGSDGSWSTSVPGVGVGSYTISATQASGGVTSAPVTRPFTVVAGAALTVTAPAANTQYVVPGSTSTTTVTVTGTAQPGAAVTADLGGGLTGTATAAADGSYSIPVTGVGTGAYTVSVTQIVGGGTSAAITRPISVVAASPIVLQSPANGGVFTVAGPQATTPVTVTGTAQAGATVNVQIATGVTATVTAGLNGAWSANFTNVGVGAYTVSATQTVAGVTSAPVTSTFSVAAAPAVTITAPAAGSSTTVADPSSTIPVTVTGTAGNNASVTVSLGSGRTQTVTASGTGTWSAPFTGVPVGGYTISATQTVNGTTSSPVTSTYSIVAGAPVAISAPAAGAAIPVAGTGSTADIPFTGTAQPGASVTVSLGSGITGTATADGSGTWTIPIAGVPTGSYTVSATETIGGTTSPAVTQPLTVQVGAPVVISNPAAGATQTVVTGGRATVATSGTAQPGASVTVSLGAGLTATTTAGPTGSWSASIANVPVGDYVLSASQTINGGTSTPVTQAFHVAAATGLVITAPSSGTTFTVASGTGTHSTTVTGVGSALANTTVTLTSPTVDLGASGSQTVATPLGSWSATFSNLPVGTYTVNASQTIAGSTQNATPTTFSISAGAPIAITSPTSATPITVATPTSTQSVAISGTAQPGAGISVTVDSGTPLTTTADASGAWSVTDSGVGVGTHAIVATQTVNGTTSSANGGFTISAGAAFTLATPVDGSTVTVADASGTQNITVSGTGDTGASVAVTTGSTTQTAIVGLNGQWSTTFLALGVGAHTFGAIETVGVTTSPVLTSTVTISAGAPVTITAPPAGDTKVVASPTATTSETVTGTNAAGATVSVSLGAGLTQEATVTGTTWTTTFANLPVGSYTAAASQSLNGTVSAPATSSFSIAAGAPVTLTAPADGSKVTVATSGSTTTIPVSGTAQPGATVNVSLGAGLTATTTADATTGAWSTSVANVPVGLQTVSATQTINGTTSAAVTSTVDVIVGAPITIQTPTEGQDFPVADASSKTTVTVAGTGQPGASIALTVNGGAPIAITVRNSGSWSTTLANTPVGSYVLSAVQTVGGTQSDPATRDFTVQAGAAVTIATPTPDQTVVVPTATSTTDVTVTGTAEPGSTVMATTDSGQAGQATTGTDGKYSVTIPDVSVGADQTISVTQSIDGTTSATPTTVTISVAAASPVTVTNPAPGVDVTVSSQAATADVPFTGTAQADATVTVSLGGGLTATTKAGDDGTWGVTVHGVPVGDYTASVTQTIAGVVSTPVTQPLSVSVAAPVVISQPTNAHSFPVANTGDTVPVPVSGTAEPGATVTVKLDGGSATTVTADGTTGAWSTSFPDVGTGSHTLSATEATSDGSTTPALAVFTVDVAPAAVITSPTAGQTFQVAQGDTATVPVSGTGLPGAGISVQLDGQGAPQTTTVDQTGTWSVQFTGVGEGDHDVTATQSVAGDTQTSVSAGFTVETTTNPAAPVEITSPDQGTVLPDTNGDGFVDVPVSGTGQPGSTITVTTATGQTATTTVGDDGTWSVTLHHVPVGVIRLAVVQKTNGTVTGSDQVGISAEALVAPAIATPEAGQPVLVTSPTATADIPVTGTGEPGASIAVDLGGGLTGTATVGDDGKWGTTIHDVPVGDHTISVTESLTGVSLPAVTQDLTVQAGTGVAVSSPADGSSVTVASSTSTTSLPVSGTADPGALVSVTIDGGTPKTVNAATDGSWSVTFPGVATGDHTISASEELADGSTTPVTSTVTVAAAAKATITTPQAGQQIQVAPGSTTVVVVSGTGAPGASVKVLLGSASQTVPVDGTGAWTATFTQVGVGTHIASATQTVLGTTQDPVTVTFSVTATSNPVSAPTITSPSSGQIIRDTDGDGTFDVPVTGTGQPGSSITVDLGDAITRTTTVGDDGTWAVTVTSVPDGTRTVVATQTTGQTVTGSASVQVTGAAIAPITVTSPTPGQTVPGSTTGPTTVTVTGTAEPGATVSVSLDNGTAITTTADGSGAWSVDVPNVGRGDHTVAVSETLGAATSAPATVPFTVAPATSATGIAILSPTPNALLVDTDKDGSHPVTVTGTSAPNAPVSVRLDGTGAVQTTTADASGAWSVTFGAVADGDHTVVATQTVMGTETSTDPQSFSLDIIDPLTLARPAPGSTYAAGTNGLASVPVMGTADPDAVVTITLDGGRSVQVQAADDGTWSYTFTGVAPGTHTYVVTQTVGAFTSDPLATTFTVRKLAVNVGPGGDGNGNGNGNGNGTGHTGNGDGNGGGTNGNTSPAGTGSDQTFLGQALAYTGSTVFPWAVVGAAFLALGLGMLGASRGLSRIRARKR is encoded by the coding sequence ATGCTCCACTCGAGGTCTCGCACCCACACTCGTCCGGCCGGACTCTTCACCGGCCGACGTTCGCTGCTGTCGATCGCGGCGTCCCTGGTCGTCGGCGGCGTCATCGCCTCGATGACGGTCCTGCCCGCGCAGGCCGCGGCGGGCGACGTCAGCGAGGGCGAGGGCGTGCTGCTCTCCGGCAGCGGCATCGTCAACGTCAACAACATCGCCCAGCTGAAGGGCGCCTACTCGTCCAGCACGGCGACGTCGAGCCTCGGCACCGTCGCCAACCCGCTCGACCTCACCGCCCTGAACGCGGTCAACGTCAACCTCGGCAACGGCATCCAGCTGCTCGGCAACAACGGGATCCTGACCCTCGGGGTGAACGGGCAGTACGCGAACACCTCGACGACCGGCGCCGTGGCCTCGTCGGGTCTCGTCGGCTCCGACGGCAGCATCGCGGTCGGCCCGGGAACACCCGGCGGCACCTCGACCCTGAACCTCGAGCCCCTCTTCCAGACCGTCGGCGCGAACGCGTCGATCGCCAGCGCCGCGCAGCTCAACATCGGCGCACTCGCCTCTCGCATCCAGTCGACGCGCGGCACGACCACCTCGGTGTCGAAGACCTACGGCATCGCAGGAGCCAACGTCCAGCTCACGAGCCCGGCCATCGCCGGCCTCAACACGAGCCTGCAGACCGCCGTGAACACCACCAGCTCGACGCTGAACAACACGGTCGCGTCCACCGGCTTCGTCAACTCGCTCACGAGCGGGATCACGTCGTCGCTGAACACGGCGATCCAGGGCCTGATCCCGAACTCCAACCTCACCGGGACCACGGTGCAGGCCAGCATCAGCGGGCTCAACCTGTCCGCCGTGACCCAGCCGGTCCTGGCGCAGACGTACACGTCCGGCCCGGTGACGATCAACCCGAAGACGGGCTCGATCACGATCGACCTCAACACGCTCCAGGCGCTCAACGGCCAGGGCCCGAACACGAAGCTGCTGTCGACCCAGGCGCTGCAGGACATCGTCACCGGTGCCATCAAGGACATCCTGGTGACGCAGATCCCGGCAGCGCTCAACACGGCGATCGTCAGCGCCCTGAGCAACGCGACGCTGAAGGTCACGGTCGGCGCGGGCGTCACGCTCCTCGGTCTCAACATCGAGACGCTGAACCTCAACGCGTCGGTCCCGCTCAGCAACCTCATCGCGAACGGCACGAACACGCCTGCGACGGTCACGGCGACGCTCACCGCGCTGAACGGCGGCGTGAGCATCCCCGTCAACGTCCTGCTGCCGGCGCTGGCTCCGGTCGTGACGTCGATCACGTCCAACCTCGGAACCCTCCTGTCGCCGACGCTCAACGGCCTCACGACGACTCTCGGCACGACGCTGACCGCTGCGAACACGGTGCTGACACCTCTGGTCGGCCTCATCAACCAGGTCGTGTCGATCACCGTCAACGCGCAGGACTCGAACGGCGGCTTCCAGGACTCCCGCGGCAACACCCAGGGGTCGACCTCCGTCCACGCCCTGCAGCTGGCGATCCTGCCGGGTGCGAACGTCGCGACGATCAACCTGGCGACATCGACGGCGAACACCACGACCATCGCCCCGGTCGCGATCACCTCGCCGACCGCCAACCAGCAGTTCACGGTCGCGACGAGCACGACGACGCGGTCCATTCCGGTCTCCGGCACGGGTGAGCCCGGCGCCACCATCGCCGTCGACCTCGGCAACGGCCACACCGGCACGGCGACGGTCGGCACGGACGGCACGTGGTCGACGACGGTCTCCGGCATCGGCGTCGGCACCGTCACGGCCAGCGCGACGCAGACCTTCAACGGGGTGGCCGGCACGCCGGTGACACAGACCTTCAGCGTGGTCGCGCAGCAGCCGCTGTCCATCTCGGCGCCGACGGCCTCGCAGCAGTTCACGGTCGTGTCGTCGACGGCGACGCGGTCGATCACGGTGTCCGGCTCGGCGACGCCCGGTGCGACGATCGCGCTCGACCTCGGCGGCGGTCTCACCGCGTCGACGACCGCGGGCTCCGACGGCTCCTGGTCGACCTCGGTGCCCGGCGTCGGCGTCGGCAGCTACACCATCTCGGCCACGCAGGCCTCGGGCGGCGTGACCTCGGCGCCGGTGACCCGGCCGTTCACGGTCGTCGCCGGTGCGGCACTCACCGTGACGGCTCCCGCCGCGAACACGCAGTACGTCGTGCCGGGGTCGACCTCGACCACCACGGTCACCGTCACCGGCACGGCCCAGCCCGGCGCCGCTGTCACCGCCGACCTCGGCGGCGGCCTCACCGGCACCGCGACCGCGGCCGCCGACGGCAGTTACAGCATCCCCGTCACGGGCGTGGGCACCGGCGCCTACACCGTCAGCGTCACGCAAATCGTGGGCGGCGGCACGTCAGCAGCGATCACCCGCCCGATCTCGGTCGTCGCGGCCTCGCCCATCGTCCTGCAGAGTCCCGCGAACGGCGGCGTCTTCACGGTCGCCGGTCCGCAGGCCACCACTCCCGTCACCGTGACGGGCACGGCCCAGGCCGGCGCGACGGTGAACGTGCAGATCGCGACCGGCGTCACCGCGACGGTGACCGCGGGCCTGAACGGCGCGTGGAGCGCGAACTTCACGAACGTCGGCGTCGGCGCCTACACCGTGTCGGCGACACAGACCGTGGCCGGCGTCACGAGCGCACCGGTCACCTCGACGTTCTCGGTGGCCGCGGCTCCTGCCGTCACCATCACCGCGCCCGCGGCAGGCTCGTCGACCACCGTCGCCGACCCCTCGTCCACCATCCCCGTGACCGTCACCGGCACGGCAGGCAACAACGCCTCGGTGACCGTCTCGCTCGGCTCCGGCCGCACCCAGACCGTCACCGCCTCGGGCACCGGCACCTGGTCGGCTCCGTTCACCGGCGTGCCGGTCGGCGGGTACACGATCTCGGCCACGCAGACCGTCAACGGAACGACGTCGTCGCCGGTCACCAGCACCTACTCGATCGTCGCGGGCGCGCCGGTGGCCATCTCGGCTCCGGCCGCAGGAGCAGCGATCCCCGTCGCGGGCACCGGCTCCACCGCCGACATCCCCTTCACCGGCACCGCGCAGCCGGGCGCGAGCGTGACGGTGTCGCTGGGCTCCGGCATCACCGGCACCGCCACCGCCGACGGCAGCGGGACCTGGACGATCCCGATCGCGGGCGTCCCCACCGGCAGCTACACGGTCAGCGCCACCGAGACGATCGGCGGCACGACCTCGCCCGCCGTGACGCAGCCCCTCACGGTGCAGGTCGGCGCTCCTGTCGTCATCTCGAACCCGGCCGCCGGCGCGACGCAGACGGTGGTCACCGGAGGCCGGGCGACGGTCGCGACGAGCGGCACCGCCCAGCCGGGTGCCTCGGTCACGGTCAGCCTCGGCGCCGGACTCACGGCGACCACGACGGCCGGCCCGACGGGATCGTGGAGCGCCTCGATCGCGAACGTACCCGTGGGCGACTACGTGCTCAGCGCGTCCCAGACCATCAACGGCGGCACCTCCACCCCGGTCACGCAGGCGTTCCACGTCGCGGCCGCCACGGGCCTCGTGATCACGGCGCCATCGTCGGGCACGACCTTCACGGTCGCCTCGGGCACGGGCACCCACTCCACCACGGTGACCGGCGTCGGATCGGCCCTCGCGAATACCACCGTCACGCTCACCAGCCCCACGGTCGACCTCGGGGCCTCCGGCTCGCAGACGGTCGCCACCCCGCTCGGCTCGTGGTCGGCGACGTTCTCGAACCTGCCGGTCGGCACGTACACCGTGAACGCGTCGCAGACGATCGCCGGCTCGACGCAGAACGCGACCCCGACGACCTTCTCGATCTCGGCCGGCGCCCCGATCGCGATCACGTCGCCGACCTCGGCGACGCCCATCACCGTCGCCACGCCGACGTCGACGCAGTCCGTCGCGATCTCCGGCACCGCGCAGCCGGGCGCGGGCATCTCGGTGACCGTCGACTCGGGCACCCCTCTCACCACCACGGCCGACGCCTCGGGCGCCTGGTCGGTGACGGACAGCGGGGTCGGCGTCGGCACGCACGCGATCGTCGCGACGCAGACCGTCAACGGAACCACCTCCAGCGCCAACGGCGGCTTCACGATCAGCGCCGGGGCGGCATTCACGCTCGCGACGCCCGTCGACGGATCGACCGTCACCGTTGCCGACGCCTCGGGCACGCAGAACATCACGGTCTCCGGCACCGGCGACACCGGCGCCTCGGTCGCCGTCACGACCGGCTCGACGACCCAGACGGCGATCGTCGGCCTCAACGGCCAGTGGTCGACCACCTTCCTCGCCCTCGGCGTGGGTGCGCACACCTTCGGCGCCATCGAGACCGTCGGCGTCACCACGTCGCCCGTGCTCACCTCCACCGTGACCATCAGCGCAGGAGCACCGGTGACCATCACGGCTCCTCCCGCGGGCGACACGAAGGTCGTGGCGTCCCCCACGGCGACGACGTCCGAGACGGTGACGGGCACGAACGCGGCCGGCGCCACGGTGTCGGTCAGCCTCGGCGCGGGTCTCACCCAGGAGGCCACCGTCACCGGGACCACCTGGACCACGACCTTCGCGAACCTGCCGGTCGGGTCGTACACGGCGGCGGCGAGCCAGTCGCTGAACGGGACCGTCTCGGCTCCTGCGACCTCGTCGTTCTCGATCGCCGCCGGCGCCCCGGTCACGCTGACCGCCCCCGCGGACGGCTCGAAGGTCACGGTCGCCACGAGCGGCTCGACGACGACGATCCCGGTGTCGGGCACGGCCCAGCCGGGCGCCACGGTGAACGTGTCGCTCGGAGCCGGCCTCACGGCGACGACGACCGCCGACGCCACCACGGGCGCCTGGTCGACGAGCGTGGCGAACGTGCCGGTCGGCCTCCAGACCGTCAGCGCGACCCAGACGATCAACGGCACCACGTCGGCGGCGGTCACGTCGACCGTCGACGTCATCGTCGGTGCTCCGATCACCATCCAGACGCCGACCGAGGGGCAGGACTTCCCGGTCGCGGACGCCTCGTCGAAGACCACGGTCACCGTCGCGGGCACCGGACAGCCCGGTGCCTCGATCGCCCTGACCGTCAACGGCGGCGCCCCGATCGCGATCACCGTGCGCAACAGCGGCAGCTGGTCGACGACTCTCGCGAACACCCCCGTGGGGTCGTACGTGCTCAGCGCCGTGCAGACGGTGGGCGGCACGCAGTCGGATCCTGCGACCCGTGACTTCACGGTGCAGGCCGGAGCGGCCGTGACCATCGCCACGCCGACGCCCGACCAGACCGTCGTCGTGCCCACCGCGACGTCGACGACCGACGTCACCGTCACCGGCACCGCCGAGCCCGGGTCGACCGTCATGGCGACCACCGACTCCGGCCAGGCCGGCCAGGCCACGACCGGCACGGACGGGAAGTACTCCGTCACGATCCCGGACGTCTCCGTCGGAGCCGACCAGACGATCTCGGTGACGCAGTCGATCGACGGCACGACGTCGGCCACGCCGACCACCGTCACGATCTCGGTGGCGGCGGCCTCGCCCGTCACCGTCACGAACCCGGCTCCCGGGGTGGACGTCACGGTGTCGAGCCAGGCGGCGACCGCCGACGTGCCCTTCACCGGCACGGCGCAGGCCGACGCGACCGTGACCGTCAGCCTCGGCGGCGGCCTCACGGCGACCACGAAGGCCGGCGACGACGGCACCTGGGGCGTCACCGTGCACGGCGTGCCGGTCGGCGACTACACGGCGAGCGTCACGCAGACCATCGCCGGCGTCGTCTCGACGCCGGTCACGCAGCCGCTCTCGGTCTCGGTCGCCGCGCCGGTCGTGATCTCGCAGCCGACGAACGCGCACTCGTTCCCGGTGGCGAACACCGGCGACACCGTCCCCGTCCCCGTCTCCGGCACGGCCGAGCCCGGCGCCACGGTGACGGTGAAGCTCGACGGCGGCAGCGCCACCACGGTGACCGCCGACGGCACCACCGGCGCCTGGTCGACCTCGTTCCCGGACGTCGGCACCGGATCCCACACGCTCTCGGCCACCGAGGCCACCTCGGACGGCTCGACGACCCCCGCCCTCGCGGTGTTCACCGTCGACGTCGCACCGGCCGCGGTCATCACCAGCCCGACCGCCGGCCAGACCTTCCAGGTCGCCCAGGGCGACACGGCCACCGTGCCGGTCTCGGGCACCGGACTGCCCGGCGCCGGGATCTCCGTGCAGCTCGACGGCCAGGGCGCGCCGCAGACCACGACTGTCGACCAGACCGGCACGTGGAGCGTCCAGTTCACCGGCGTCGGCGAGGGCGATCACGACGTGACCGCCACGCAGTCGGTCGCCGGCGACACGCAGACGTCCGTCTCCGCGGGCTTCACCGTCGAGACGACGACGAACCCGGCGGCCCCGGTCGAGATCACGAGCCCCGACCAGGGCACCGTGCTCCCCGACACCAACGGCGACGGCTTCGTCGACGTGCCCGTCTCGGGCACCGGCCAGCCCGGCTCGACCATCACGGTCACCACGGCGACCGGCCAGACGGCGACCACCACGGTCGGCGACGACGGCACGTGGTCGGTCACGCTCCACCACGTGCCGGTGGGTGTGATCCGCCTCGCGGTCGTGCAGAAGACGAACGGCACGGTCACGGGGTCCGACCAGGTCGGGATCTCGGCCGAGGCTCTCGTCGCTCCTGCGATCGCGACGCCGGAGGCCGGCCAGCCCGTCCTCGTCACGTCGCCGACGGCGACCGCGGACATCCCGGTCACCGGCACCGGTGAGCCCGGCGCGTCGATCGCCGTCGACCTCGGCGGCGGCCTCACCGGCACGGCGACCGTCGGCGACGACGGGAAGTGGGGGACCACGATCCACGACGTCCCGGTCGGCGACCACACGATCTCCGTGACCGAGAGCCTCACCGGCGTCTCGCTGCCCGCGGTGACGCAGGACCTCACCGTCCAGGCCGGCACCGGCGTGGCAGTCTCGTCGCCCGCGGACGGCTCCTCGGTGACCGTCGCCTCGTCGACCTCCACGACGTCGCTCCCGGTGAGCGGCACCGCCGACCCCGGCGCGCTCGTCTCGGTGACGATCGACGGCGGCACGCCGAAGACCGTGAACGCGGCGACGGACGGCTCGTGGTCGGTCACGTTCCCCGGTGTCGCGACCGGCGACCACACGATCTCGGCGAGCGAGGAGCTCGCCGACGGCTCCACGACCCCGGTCACCTCGACCGTGACCGTGGCGGCCGCGGCGAAGGCCACGATCACGACGCCGCAGGCCGGCCAGCAGATCCAGGTCGCGCCGGGTTCCACAACGGTCGTCGTGGTCTCGGGCACCGGCGCCCCCGGCGCCAGCGTGAAGGTGCTGCTGGGCTCCGCGAGCCAGACCGTTCCGGTCGACGGCACCGGGGCCTGGACGGCGACGTTCACGCAGGTCGGCGTCGGCACGCACATCGCGTCCGCGACGCAGACGGTCCTCGGCACGACGCAGGATCCCGTGACGGTCACCTTCAGCGTCACGGCGACGTCGAACCCGGTGTCCGCGCCGACGATCACCAGCCCCTCCTCGGGCCAGATCATCCGCGACACCGACGGCGACGGCACCTTCGACGTGCCGGTGACCGGCACCGGCCAGCCCGGCTCGTCGATCACGGTCGACCTGGGCGACGCCATCACCCGCACCACGACCGTCGGCGACGACGGCACCTGGGCGGTCACCGTCACCAGCGTCCCCGACGGCACGCGCACCGTCGTCGCGACCCAGACCACGGGGCAGACGGTCACCGGATCGGCCTCGGTGCAGGTCACCGGAGCCGCGATCGCACCGATCACGGTCACGTCGCCGACCCCGGGGCAGACCGTGCCGGGCTCGACGACCGGCCCCACCACCGTCACGGTGACGGGCACCGCCGAACCGGGCGCCACCGTCTCGGTGTCGCTCGACAACGGCACGGCGATCACCACGACGGCCGACGGGTCGGGCGCCTGGAGCGTCGACGTGCCGAACGTGGGCCGGGGCGACCACACGGTCGCGGTGAGCGAGACGCTCGGGGCGGCCACGTCGGCTCCTGCGACCGTGCCGTTCACCGTGGCGCCCGCGACCTCGGCCACCGGCATCGCGATCCTCTCGCCCACGCCGAACGCGCTGCTCGTCGACACCGACAAGGACGGCTCGCACCCGGTGACCGTCACGGGCACCTCGGCGCCGAACGCGCCGGTGTCGGTGCGGCTCGACGGAACCGGGGCCGTGCAGACGACGACGGCCGACGCCTCGGGCGCCTGGAGCGTGACCTTCGGCGCCGTGGCCGACGGCGACCACACGGTCGTCGCGACCCAGACGGTGATGGGCACCGAGACCTCGACCGACCCGCAGTCGTTCTCGCTCGACATCATCGATCCGCTGACGCTGGCCCGACCGGCGCCCGGATCGACGTATGCGGCCGGGACCAACGGCCTCGCGTCGGTGCCGGTGATGGGCACCGCCGACCCGGACGCCGTTGTCACCATCACGCTCGACGGCGGCCGCTCGGTGCAGGTTCAGGCGGCCGACGACGGTACCTGGAGCTACACCTTCACGGGCGTGGCGCCGGGCACCCACACCTACGTCGTCACGCAGACCGTCGGCGCCTTCACCAGCGACCCGCTGGCGACGACGTTCACCGTGCGGAAGCTGGCGGTCAACGTCGGGCCCGGAGGCGACGGGAACGGCAACGGCAACGGCAACGGCAACGGCACAGGCCACACCGGCAACGGCGACGGCAACGGCGGCGGGACGAACGGCAACACGTCGCCCGCCGGCACGGGCAGCGACCAGACCTTCCTCGGTCAGGCGCTCGCCTACACAGGCTCCACCGTCTTCCCATGGGCGGTGGTGGGCGCGGCATTCCTCGCGCTGGGTCTCGGGATGTTGGGTGCATCCCGCGGACTGAGCAGGATCAGGGCGAGGAAGCGCTAG